Proteins encoded in a region of the Anopheles ziemanni chromosome 2, idAnoZiCoDA_A2_x.2, whole genome shotgun sequence genome:
- the LOC131282169 gene encoding probable cytochrome P450 301a1, mitochondrial codes for MNHARQRLIRELTAAWPAVPRPSRSGQLPVCQQQTRASSSSTDSPIRYTHSTASCPHMVEALNVAGATSAQQQQPQSARNTIRLEDARPYSEVPGPKPLPILGNTWRVFPIIGQYKISDVAMISFLLHRDYGRIVRLGGLIGRPDLLFVYDCDEIEKVYRNEGPTPFRPSMPSLVKYKSELRKDFFGDLPGVVGVHGEPWREFRSRVQKPVLQLSTVRRYVSPLEQVTEEFIDRCQQLLDDRQELPDDFDNEIHKWSLECIGLVALDARLGCLEPNLDPKSEPQQIINAAKYALRNVATLELKAPYWRYFPTPIWYKYVNNMDYFVKVCMKYIKNATQRMKLNEGRALDGEPSLLERVIKSENNEKLAVIMALDMILVGIDTISMAVCSILYQLATRPVEQQKLYEELKRLMPDPKTPLTIQLLDQAHYLKAFIKEVLRVYSTVIGNGRTLQEDTVICGYRIPKGVQCVFPNLVLGTMEEYVTDAQRFKPERWLKPAQGGSGDQLHPFASLPYGYGARMCLGRRFADLEMQILLAKLLRSFKLEYHHKPLEYVVTFMYAPEGALKFKMTPRED; via the exons ATGAACCACGCCCGGCAACGGCTGATACGTGAGCTGACTGCGGCCTGGCCCGCCGTTCCGAGGCCCTCGCGGTCCGGACAGCTTCCTGTTTGCCAGCAACAGACCagagccagcagcagcagcaccgacaGCCCGATCCGCTACACACATTCCACGGCGTCCTGTCCGCATATGGTCGAGGCGTTGAATGTGGCCGGTGCGACCTcagctcagcagcagcaacctcAGAGCGCCCGCAACACGATCCGCCTGGAAGATGCCCGTCCCTACTCGGAGGTGCCCGGTCCTAAGCCACTGCCGATTCTGGGCAACACCTGGCG TGTTTTCCCCATCATCGGCCAGTACAAAATTTCTGACGTGGCAATGATATCGTTCCTGCTGCACCGTGACTACGGTCGGATCGTGCGCCTCGGTGGCCTCATCGGTCGTCCCGATTTGCTGTTCGTCTACGATTGCGACGAGATCGAGAAG GTTTACCGTAACGAGGGTCCGACACCGTTCCGACCGTCGATGCCTAGCCTCGTGAAGTACAAGAGCGAACTGAGGAAAGACTTCTTCGGTGATCTACCGGGTGTCGTCGGGGT TCACGGTGAGCCGTGGCGCGAGTTTCGATCGCGCGTCCAAAAACCGGTCCTCCAGCTGTCGACTGTCCGCCGCTATGTGTCACCACTCGAGCAGGTGACGGAAGAGTTCATCGACCGGtgccagcagctgctggacgATCGTCAGGAGCTACCGGACGACTTTGACAACGAGATCCACAAGTGGTCCCTGGAGTGCATCGGTCTGGTAGCGCTCGACGCACGGCTCGGATGCCTGGAGCCTAACCTGGACCCAAAGTCTGAACCGCAGCAGATTATCAACGCGGCGAAGTACGCCCTGCGCAATGTGGCCACGCTCGAGCTTAAGGCACCGTACTGGCGATACTTCCCGACACCGATCTGGTACAAGTACGTCAACAATATGGACTACTTCGTGAA AGTATGTATGAAGTACATCAAAAACGCCACACAGAGGATGAAACTGAATGAAGGCCGTGCGCTCGATGGAGAGCCGTCGCTGCTGGAGCGTGTCATCAAGAGCGAAAACAACGAAAAGCTAGCCGTTATTATGGCGTTGGATATGATTCTGGTTGGCATCGATACG ATTTCCATGGCCGTTTGTTCGATTCTGTACCAGCTGGCTACACGACCCGTCGAGCAGCAGAAATTGTACGAGGAGCTGAAGCGCCTAATGCCGGACCCGAAGACTCCCCTCACAATCCAACTGCTCGATCAGGCGCACTACCTGAAAGCATTTATCAAGGAGGTGCTGCGAGTGTACAGCACGGTCATCGGCAATGGCCGCACGCTACAAGAGGATACCGTCATCTGTGGCTATCGGATTCCGAAGGGG GTACAATGCGTCTTCCCGAATCTAGTCCTTGGCACGATGGAAGAGTACGTGACCGACGCGCAGCGGTTCAAGCCGGAACGCTGGCTAAAGCCGGCCCAGGGTGGCTCCGGTGATCAGCTTCATCCGTTCGCTTCGCTACCGTACGGATACGGTGCGCGCATGTGCCTCGGGCGACGCTTTGCCGATTTGGAGATGCAAATACTGCTGGCTAAGCTGTTGCGATCGTTCAAGCTCGAGTACCATCACAAACCACTGGAATACGTCGTCACATTCATGTACGCCCCCGAGGGTGCCCTCAAGTTCAAAATGACACCACGCGAGGACTAA
- the LOC131294105 gene encoding uncharacterized protein LOC131294105, which produces MRGGIILFQVASIVDFNFDGNPKSDAQTCCMIEHNFPKEPFAKCYEKFVKETNRDVDNDLLLCIHQCYYGAIGMFSNEGKLVTGKYREYRGSLEPALQKPFTWAITFCAAAVSKALEDPSMRKRSRCNPVAYIYNRCLAETIMVNCPADRWINATLCTKVISKLQQRYGKGILLSTKVQPSQNG; this is translated from the exons ATGCGAGGTGGTATTATCCTATTTCAGGTGGCGTCCATAGTGGACTTTAACTTTGATGGAAACCCT AAATCCGACGCCCAAACCTGTTGCATGATCGAGCACAATTTTCCTAAGGAACCCTTCGCCAAATGCTACGAAAAGTTCGTGAAAGAGACTAATCGTGACGTAGACAACGATTTGCTTCTG TGCATCCACCAGTGCTACTATGGCGCTATTGGTATGTTTTCCAACGAAGGAAAGTTGGTGACGGGCAAGTACCGAGAGTACCGTGGTAGTCTCGAGCCGGCCCTGCAGAAACCGTTCACGTGGGCGATCACGTTCTGTGCCGCCGCTGTTTCGAAAGCCCTTGAAGATCCGTCAATGAGGAAGCGCTCCCGATGTAACCCGGTCGCGTATATTTACAACCGTTGCCTCGCCGAAACTATTATGGTCAACTGCCCTGCGGATCGGTGGATAAATG CTACACTTTGCACGAAAGTAATATCAAAGTTACAGCAAAGGTATGGAAAGGGCATTCTCTTGTCGACGAAAGTGCAACCATCCCAGAACGGGTGA
- the LOC131294106 gene encoding uncharacterized protein LOC131294106 — protein sequence MVLKQAFVLTFAIVFCSLQLASADEDCKNLMDKGDKIDDCCQLESIIPMNEADNCSSAADDASHPREKISCIVQCELQSLGVMNGKQLVPEKVLEYANRLDGDWKEKAVEIANTCNERLDNAKDHIDAKVQDKDCSPIGGFLLGCIMKHTFDGCPADKWQNTDFCNKLKSGECFKQRGRQP from the exons ATGGTCCTGAAGCAAGCGTTTGTTCTTACATTTGCGATCGTTTTCTGCTCGTTG cAACTGGCCAGTGCCGATGAGGATTGCAAAAATCTTATGGATAAG GGCGACAAAATTGACGACTGCTGCCAGTTGGAGTCTATAATCCCGATGAACGAAGCGGATAATTGCTCGTCAGCTGCTGACGACGCATCCCACCCGCGGGAGAAAATTTCG TGCATTGTGCAATGTGAACTGCAATCGCTCGGTGTGATGAACGGAAAGCAACTCGTGCCGGAAAAGGTGCTCGAGTACGCCAACCGGCTCGATGGGgattggaaggaaaaagcGGTCGAGATAGCGAACACGTGCAACGAGCGACTCGACAATGCGAAGGATCATATCGACGCGAAGGTTCAGGACAAAGATTGTTCACCGATCGGTGGTTTTCTTCTGGGGTGCATCATGAAGCATACGTTCGATGGATGCCCGGCCGACAAATGGCAGAACA CCGATTTTTGCAATAAGCTCAAGAGTGGAGAATGCTTCAAGCAACGTGGCCGGCAGCCGTAA
- the LOC131294108 gene encoding uncharacterized protein LOC131294108, with product MWPKVLLCGLLVVGFALLAVTANSEELLRGQESCLRHPDFPSPTECCSQPRWINQYAVHRCRFIHAEVDGDRYERGSCAARCGLYRINITMTDRIHRVRIFRPRLQTRGVDPAWISVVLKALSYCKPKITHLQGRYVRNNEEMEQCEIAEDMFGDCVQAQMFMHCPRTTWLSSHSCNAMRELLVDGCPFKSLGDVVILHDEGRVRGDDPYDDTYDRPYRNGRTERPRHGDDYDY from the exons ATGTGGCCAAAAGTGTTGCTGTGTGGCCTGCTAGTCGTTGGTTTCGCGTTGCTGGCTGTTACCGCCAACAGTGAAGAGTTGCTGCGTGGCCAGGAAAGTTGCCTCCGTCATCCAGATTTTCCCAGCCCGACCGAGTGTTGCTCGCAGCCTCGCTGGATCAATCAGTATGCGGTCCATCGGTGCCGATTTATCCATGCGGAGGTCGATGGAGACCGGTACGAGCGTGGGTCG TGTGCGGCACGTTGTGGTCTGTACCGGATCAACATCACGATGACCGATCGCATCCATCGGGTGCGCATCTTTCGGCCCCGGTTGCAGACGCGGGGCGTCGATCCGGCCTGGATCAGCGTGGTCTTGAAGGCGCTCAGCTACTGCAAGCCGAAAATCACCCATCTGCAGGGTCGCTACGTGCGGAACAACGAGGAGATGGAGCAGTGCGAGATAGCCGAGGACATGTTCGGCGATTGCGTGCAGGCGCAAATGTTTATG CACTGCCCTCGGACCACGTGGCTCTCGTCGCATTCGTGCAACGCTATGCGGGAGCTGCTGGTCGACGGATGTCCCTTCAAATCGCTCGGCGATGTGGTTATCCTGCACGACGAGGGGCGAGTTCGCGGTGACGACCCCTATGACGACACATACGACCGACCGTACCGGAATGGACGGACCGAAAGGCCACGCCATGGCGACGACTACGATTACTAG
- the LOC131294109 gene encoding palmitoleoyl-protein carboxylesterase NOTUM: MEVTVIILLMVHSLPSVRCRSANVNSPNHPHSRHHRANISIESNSIQRLDASGGGRMASAGNGGASSSQPLLKRVFLSNRTVTCNDGSQAGFYLRKSPGSRRWVVFFEGGWHCFDHKSCRTRWLKQRHLMTSVQWPETRDVGGLLSPMPSENPYWYNANHVFVPYCSSDSWSGTKIRPDTRDGLRFMGSLIVRQVMSDLVPLGLGHSQGADLLMAGSSAGGLGVMLNLDKVRTFLQNERGLKVSVRGVSDSGWFLDREPYTPGAVAASEAVRQGWKMWDGALPQACVAEHSKEPWRCYFGHRLYNTLKSPLFVFQWLFDEAQMRADSVGAPVTPQQWNYIHDMGGALRESLNNVSAVFAPSCIGHSVLTKRDWMKLKIDDISLADALRCWEQSNADERQSQWRSVNRSPQKLHRKHNPQGGRRKNKQQQQQQQQQQRKQLQTTTGSVGTEQTSDRPPRPKLTKEERERRRQERRKRQNLKKPNGTDPSGPADSTGSTKVPKLDRSPKNSSTSTPIPANGNQPVGHNNQPKRHNQRHHPGQTKKQQQQPDVSRTPATTVATNEQSPPHKLRNQNKKRQNAHRNRNRKARGGNGGGGRNRAPQALNIPEPKKCSLRLLERCSWPQCNHSCPTLTNPLTGEEMKFLELLASFGLDMDAVATALGVDMQTLNNMDRAELVNLLTQQVT; the protein is encoded by the exons ATGGAG GTGACAGTTATCATCCTACTCATGGTACACTCGCTGCCCAGTGTTCGGTGTCGTTCGGCAAACGTAAACTCCCCCAACCACCCGCACAGCCGGCATCATCGGGCGAACATTTCCATCGAAAGCAACTCGATACAGCGGCTCGATGCGTCGGGCGGCGGGCGGATGGCATCGGCGGGCAATGGAGGGGCCTCGTCCTCGCAGCCACTGCTGAAGCGAGTGTTTCTGTCCAACCGGACGGTGACCTGCAACGATGGGTCGCAGGCCGGCTTCTACCTGCGCAAGTCGCCCGGCTCGCGACGGTGGGTCGTGTTTTTCGAGGGTGGCTGGCACTGCTTCGATCACAAGTCGTGCCGGACGCGCTGGCTCAAGCAGCGCCACCTGATGACGTCGGTGCAGTGGCCCGAAACGAGAGATG TTGGCGGACTTCTGTCTCCGATGCCGTCGGAAAATCCCTACTGGTACAACGCGAACCACGTGTTCGTGCCGTACTGCAGCAGTGACTCCTGGAGTGGTACCAAGATCCGGCCCGACACCCGCGACGGTCTGCGCTTCATGGGCTCGCTGATTGTGCGCCAGGTCATGTCCGATCTGGTGCCGCTCGGGCTGGGCCATTCCCAGGGGGCGGACCTGCTGATGGCCGGTTCATCTGCTGGTGGACTCGGTGTGATGCTGAATCTGGACAAAGTGCGCACGTTTCTGCAGAATGAGCGAG GTTTGAAAGTAAGCGTTCGGGGCGTTAGTGACTCCGGCTGGTTCCTGGATCGTGAACCGTACACCCCGGGAGCGGTCGCTGCCTCCGAGGCCGTTCGTcaggggtggaaaatgtgggACGGTGCGCTGCCGCAAGCCTGCGTGGCCGAACACTCGAAGGAACCGTGGCGTTGCTACTTCGGACATCGGTTGTACAACACGCTGAAAT CTCCCCTGTTCGTGTTCCAATGGTTGTTCGATGAGGCACAGATGCGGGCGGACAGTGTAGGGGCACCGGTCACCCCGCAGCAGTGGAACTACATCCACGACATGGGCGGTGCGCTGCGGGAATCGCTCAACAACGTGTCGGCGGTGTTCGCACCGTCGTGCATCGGCCATTCGGTGCTAACGAAGCGCGACTGGATGAAGCTGAAAATCGACGACATTTCGCTGGCGGACGCACTCCGATGCTGGGAGCAATCGAACGCCGACGAGCGGCAGTCGCAGTGGCGTTCGGTCAACCGAAGCCCTCAGAAGCTCCACCGCAAGCACAATCCGCAGGGTGGCCGCAGAAAgaacaagcagcagcagcagcagcagcagcagcaacagagaAAGCAATTACAAACGACCACCGGATCCGTGGGCACGGAACAGACCTCGGACCGGCCACCCCGTCCGAAGCTAACCAAAGAAGAACGGGAACGCCGGCGACAGGAGCGACGTAAGCGTCAGAACCTGAAGAAGCCAAACGGTACCGACCCGAGCGGTCCCGCCGATTCCACCGGTTCAACGAAAGTTCCTAAACTAGATCGATCGCCAAAAAATAGTAGTACCAGCACGCCTATCCCAGCCAACGGTAACCAACCCGTGGGCCACAACAATCAACCGAAGCGCCACAACCAGCGTCACCATCCGGGGCAGACGAagaagcaacagcaacaaccggACGTCTCTCGCACCCCAGCGACGACGGTTGCGACGAACGAGCAGTCTCCTCCACACAAGCTGCGGAATCAGAACAAGAAACGCCAGAACGCCCACAGAAATCGCAACCGGAAGGCACGCGGTGGGAACGGCGGCGGTGGCCGCAACCGGGCGCCCCAGGCACTGAACATTCCCGAACCAAAGAAGTGCTCGCTGCGGCTGCTGGAGCGGTGCAGTTGGCCGCAGTGCAACCACTCCTGTCCGACGCTCACCAACCCGCTGACGGGCGAAGAGATGAAGTTCCTCGAGCTGCTCGCCTCGTTCGGGCTCGACATGGACGCGGTCGCGACGGCCCTCGGCGTCGACATGCAGACACTGAACAACATGGACCGCGCCGAGCTGGTCAATCTGCTCACGCAACAGGTGACGTAG